The genomic DNA TTCAGCCCCTCTAGCGCCCGTAAGGTCATATTGGTGATATCCAGCGGGAAGACCTGGTATTTCACGAGGGAGCCGTCTTCAAGGGGATTGGTGGCATAGCCGGCTTTCCTCAGGTTATTCTCGGTAAACTCCGCGGTGTCCACGATGATGATCCCGCCCGGCTTCAGATCCCGCAAGTTCACCTTGAGGGCTGCCGGGTTCATCATCACCAGGACATCGGGGTTGTCTCCCGGCGTAAAGATATCGTGGCTGCTGAAATTGATCTGAAAGCCGCTCACCCCGAAGAGGGTCCCGGGGGGCGCCCGGATTTCAGCGGGGAAATCGGGCAGCGTCGCAAGGTCACTGCCCGCCACGGCGGTCTCGTTGGTGAATTGCATGCCGGCGAGCTGCATCCCATCGCCCGAATCCCCGGCGAAGCGGATTACCACCTCCTCCAGTTCTTCGTGGCGCTTGGGCACCTTGGTTGGATGTGGTGGAAACCCCGCTTGCGTTGTCATGATTTTCTCCTTCCGCGTGAAGGATTTCCGGCAGGTCCCGCCACCCGTTGCACCTCCGGAACGCCCCCGTCGGATTACGCCTTCTGGCGGCGCCAGGGCAGGCTCATCAAATCTTCCGTCCGGTGACGCTCCTTTGTAATCTTGTCTTGCAACAACATAATACCATGAATCAACTGTTCAGGACGGGGGGGACACCCAGGGACATACACGTCCACCGGCACGATCTGGTCCACTCCCTGGACGATGGCGTAGTCGTTAAAGATGCCTCCGCAGGAGGCACAGGCCCCCATGGCAATCACCCATTTGGGCTCGGGCATCTGATCGTAGATCCGCCGCAGCACTGGGGCCATCTTCTTACTGACCCGGCCGGAGACAATCATCAGGTCCGCCTGGCGGGGCGAGGCGCGAAAGACCTCCGCCCCAAATCGGGCAAGATCAAATCGAGAGGCGGCCGTGGCCATCATCTCGATGGCGCAGCAGGCGAGCCCAAAAGTGACAGGCCACAGCGAGGAACGGCGGGCCCAGTTCAGCATCTTCTCCACGGTCGTGAAGAGGATGCCGCGCTTGACCTCCTCCTCGACGGACTGCTGTTCATCACCGTCGAGCAGCTCAAGCTTCACCACACACCTCCGGTCGAGGCCCTCGCCCGAAAGGTTCTTAG from Candidatus Methylomirabilota bacterium includes the following:
- a CDS encoding 2-oxoacid:acceptor oxidoreductase family protein, with product MTTQAGFPPHPTKVPKRHEELEEVVIRFAGDSGDGMQLAGMQFTNETAVAGSDLATLPDFPAEIRAPPGTLFGVSGFQINFSSHDIFTPGDNPDVLVMMNPAALKVNLRDLKPGGIIIVDTAEFTENNLRKAGYATNPLEDGSLVKYQVFPLDITNMTLRALEGL
- a CDS encoding NADH-quinone oxidoreductase subunit B — its product is MLDGDEQQSVEEEVKRGILFTTVEKMLNWARRSSLWPVTFGLACCAIEMMATAASRFDLARFGAEVFRASPRQADLMIVSGRVSKKMAPVLRRIYDQMPEPKWVIAMGACASCGGIFNDYAIVQGVDQIVPVDVYVPGCPPRPEQLIHGIMLLQDKITKERHRTEDLMSLPWRRQKA